The following are encoded together in the Paenibacillus sp. genome:
- a CDS encoding glycoside hydrolase family 88 protein yields the protein MPPLSYDENKLREVIDRVVDRTFAMDFNWDWPAGVAFHGVCEAYETTGNASYMERLKEWVDLEMEDGLPKLTVNGVSVGHSLISLYKYTDDEKYLEIAKQMAEYLTHEAPRFGDGIFQHTVNSVKDVFPEQAWVDTMMMAGYFLLRMGDLLGREDYFADGLRQYHGHEDLLQDETTNLYYHGWDNVAKNHMSGIFWARGNSWASYTMARALELVRVQHPSYMIVDCSLRDQLSALVRLQSEEGLWHTVLTDPTSYLETSGSAGIAAGLLSRGKMYNRQVQKALDGILARISDNGTVTGVSAGTAVMDDAQGYKDVPYKRIQGWGQGLTLAFLAMVLRRGEQSDW from the coding sequence ATGCCGCCGTTATCGTATGACGAGAATAAGCTGCGCGAGGTAATCGACCGCGTCGTCGACCGTACGTTCGCGATGGATTTCAATTGGGATTGGCCCGCGGGCGTAGCGTTCCACGGAGTATGCGAGGCATATGAAACTACGGGCAACGCATCGTACATGGAGCGCCTGAAAGAATGGGTCGATCTAGAGATGGAGGACGGGCTGCCCAAGCTGACCGTCAACGGCGTGTCCGTCGGCCACTCGCTCATCTCCTTGTATAAGTACACGGACGACGAGAAATATTTGGAGATCGCGAAGCAAATGGCCGAATATTTGACGCACGAAGCGCCCCGTTTCGGCGATGGCATTTTCCAGCACACGGTCAACTCGGTGAAGGACGTGTTCCCGGAGCAGGCGTGGGTCGACACGATGATGATGGCGGGATATTTCCTGCTGCGCATGGGCGACTTGCTCGGACGCGAGGACTACTTCGCGGACGGCCTGCGCCAGTATCACGGACACGAGGATTTGCTGCAGGACGAAACGACGAATTTGTATTATCACGGATGGGATAACGTCGCGAAAAACCACATGTCCGGCATTTTCTGGGCGCGCGGCAATTCGTGGGCGTCGTATACGATGGCGCGGGCGCTCGAGCTCGTGCGCGTACAGCATCCGTCGTACATGATTGTCGACTGCTCGCTGCGCGACCAACTCAGCGCGCTCGTACGCCTCCAATCGGAGGAAGGACTGTGGCACACGGTGCTGACGGATCCGACGTCGTATTTGGAAACGTCCGGCTCGGCCGGCATCGCGGCAGGGCTCCTGTCTCGCGGCAAAATGTACAACCGCCAAGTGCAGAAGGCGCTGGACGGCATTCTCGCGCGCATCTCCGACAACGGCACCGTGACAGGCGTTTCCGCCGGCACGGCGGTCATGGACGACGCGCAAGGCTACAAAGACGTGCCGTACAAGCGCATCCAAGGCTGGGGACAAGGGCTGACGCTTGCGTTCCTCGCGATGGTGCTGCGCCGCGGCGAGCAGAGCGATTGGTAA
- a CDS encoding sensor histidine kinase: protein MVGRKLSLTLFFFVAALLLVNDIANYYMTKTELHKSLETQMREVSAQITISVQRSQQAYHYVDRLMAANLRSAAIAAKYALPPSYDQVDNARLKELAKELGVSYITLFARTPDDVVSVRSSDPREIGLSSKTWDNYFEAFQQLFEHRRVEGLEYGQSMEHYWAGEIAPSAAILSDTKNKFGYFYDGSTNYLINPIMNTYYVNELEQYTGVQTVINDTLRHHNFLAEIALFNPLTFSVPDDELVNIRNGVELNQYQSRKILFGTYTLRSPNDAEAIERAYRSDQAVHSLMTIDGRTVYRSYFPVQDPAFGQPYVIGITSDYAVIQSKLRDQLMNLLMVTTIALLASVAMIYALYRFVNRAQDEVVQAVQDDYNEEVQSLFVAVRGERHDLVNHLHTLKAMADAKKYDQLHRYVKELVDETIAVSDIVNIGHPAIAAIIQAKAAVALRQRIDFSFRFEGMTDIVGIKGVKSVDIVKILANLIDNAFEEVMELEPEHRVVRVEGWLEQDEIHFSVSNTLRRTLSDEELSRMFQPTYTTKKSSGHSGLGLSIVRQKVRQYRGNVSVSTPEPKMIEFVVSVPLGA, encoded by the coding sequence ATGGTCGGTCGTAAACTTTCATTGACTCTCTTCTTTTTCGTCGCCGCGTTATTGCTGGTGAACGACATCGCGAACTACTACATGACGAAAACAGAATTGCATAAATCGTTGGAAACGCAAATGAGGGAAGTGTCCGCGCAGATTACAATCAGCGTCCAACGCTCGCAGCAGGCGTACCACTACGTCGATCGATTGATGGCCGCCAATTTGCGATCCGCGGCGATCGCGGCGAAATACGCGCTGCCGCCGTCCTACGATCAAGTCGACAACGCCCGGCTGAAAGAACTGGCGAAGGAGCTCGGCGTCAGCTACATTACGCTGTTCGCCCGCACCCCCGACGACGTCGTCAGCGTTCGCTCGTCCGATCCGAGGGAAATCGGGCTCAGCTCGAAAACGTGGGACAACTATTTCGAAGCGTTCCAGCAGCTGTTCGAGCATCGACGCGTCGAAGGATTGGAGTACGGGCAAAGCATGGAGCATTACTGGGCAGGCGAAATCGCCCCGTCCGCCGCGATTTTATCGGACACGAAAAACAAATTCGGATATTTTTACGACGGTTCGACCAACTACTTGATCAATCCGATCATGAACACCTACTACGTCAACGAGCTTGAGCAGTACACCGGGGTCCAAACCGTCATAAACGACACGTTGCGGCACCACAATTTTTTGGCCGAAATCGCCTTGTTCAACCCGCTCACGTTCTCCGTGCCCGACGACGAGCTCGTCAATATCCGCAACGGCGTCGAACTCAATCAGTATCAGTCTCGGAAAATTTTGTTCGGCACCTATACGCTGCGTTCGCCGAACGATGCGGAAGCGATCGAACGCGCGTACCGGAGCGATCAGGCGGTCCATTCGCTGATGACGATCGACGGACGCACGGTGTACCGCTCTTATTTTCCGGTGCAGGATCCCGCGTTCGGACAACCGTATGTCATCGGCATTACGTCGGACTACGCCGTCATTCAATCGAAGCTGCGCGACCAGCTGATGAACCTCCTCATGGTCACGACCATCGCGCTCCTTGCGAGCGTCGCGATGATTTACGCGCTGTACCGTTTCGTCAATCGGGCGCAGGACGAAGTCGTGCAAGCGGTTCAGGACGATTACAACGAAGAAGTCCAATCGCTGTTCGTCGCCGTTCGCGGCGAGCGGCACGATCTCGTCAATCATCTGCATACGTTGAAAGCGATGGCCGACGCGAAAAAATACGACCAGCTGCATAGATATGTCAAAGAGCTCGTCGACGAAACGATCGCCGTGAGCGACATCGTGAACATCGGCCATCCTGCGATCGCGGCGATCATCCAGGCGAAGGCGGCCGTCGCGCTGCGTCAGCGGATCGATTTCTCCTTCCGATTCGAAGGCATGACCGACATAGTCGGCATCAAGGGCGTGAAGTCGGTAGACATCGTGAAAATTTTAGCCAATTTGATCGACAACGCCTTCGAGGAAGTGATGGAGCTGGAGCCGGAGCATCGAGTCGTTCGCGTCGAGGGCTGGCTCGAGCAAGACGAAATTCATTTCTCCGTCTCGAATACGCTGCGCAGAACGTTGTCGGACGAGGAGCTTTCGCGCATGTTCCAGCCGACGTATACGACGAAAAAGTCGTCAGGCCACTCCGGGCTCGGATTGTCCATCGTCAGACAGAAAGTGCGCCAGTATCGCGGCAACGTATCCGTCAGCACGCCGGAGCCGAAAATGATCGAGTTCGTCGTCTCCGTGCCGCTCGGCGCTTAA
- a CDS encoding sugar ABC transporter permease has translation MNRALKNQLTGYFFISPFIIGFLAFTLFPVAASLYLSFTEFNMFTAPRWIGFENYAEMFTGDRKYWKSVKVTFYYVFVGVPLRLAFALFIAMILNRVSRAIGLYRTMFYLPSIIGGSVAVSIMWRNLFGDEGIVNLGLMALGIDPVRWFGNPTAALWMLILLSVWQFGSSMLIFLAGLKNIPTELYEAASVDGANGLHKFFKITLPMLSPVILFNAVMQTIAAFMSFIPAYIISKGEGGPLDGTLLYSLYLFRQAFVFFDMGYGSAMAWIMLLIVALLTFLLFKSSKFWVHYESKGD, from the coding sequence GTGAATAGAGCGCTGAAAAACCAACTGACGGGGTATTTTTTCATAAGCCCGTTCATTATTGGATTTCTTGCATTCACCTTATTTCCAGTCGCGGCATCGCTATACTTATCGTTTACAGAATTTAATATGTTTACTGCGCCGCGATGGATTGGATTTGAAAATTACGCCGAAATGTTCACCGGCGACCGAAAATATTGGAAGTCCGTAAAAGTTACATTTTACTATGTTTTCGTCGGCGTTCCGCTGCGTCTAGCGTTCGCGTTGTTTATCGCCATGATCCTGAACCGCGTTTCGCGCGCAATCGGCCTTTACCGGACGATGTTCTATCTCCCGTCGATCATCGGCGGCAGCGTCGCGGTATCGATCATGTGGCGCAACCTGTTCGGCGACGAAGGCATCGTGAACCTCGGGCTGATGGCCCTCGGCATCGACCCGGTCCGCTGGTTCGGTAACCCGACCGCGGCGCTTTGGATGCTGATTCTGTTGTCGGTTTGGCAGTTCGGTTCCTCGATGCTCATCTTCCTCGCGGGCCTCAAAAACATCCCGACGGAATTGTACGAGGCGGCGAGCGTGGACGGAGCGAACGGGCTTCACAAGTTTTTCAAAATTACGCTTCCGATGTTGAGCCCGGTTATTCTCTTCAATGCCGTCATGCAGACGATCGCGGCGTTCATGAGCTTTATACCGGCGTATATCATCTCGAAAGGCGAGGGCGGTCCGCTCGACGGCACGCTGTTGTACTCGCTGTACTTGTTCCGACAAGCGTTCGTCTTCTTCGATATGGGCTACGGCTCCGCGATGGCATGGATCATGCTCTTGATCGTCGCTTTGCTTACATTCTTGCTCTTTAAATCTTCGAAATTCTGGGTGCACTACGAATCGAAAGGGGACTGA
- a CDS encoding heavy metal translocating P-type ATPase: MQAADGKPLERATLRITGMTCAACANRIEKGLGRMPGVAAATVNLAMETARVEYVPGEVDLAALQAKVEKLGYGALPAEEAADAERERRERELRRQRGKLALSSALSLPLLWAMAGHFGLTSWLYVPSLFMNPWFQLALATPVQFVVGRTFYVGAYKALRNGSANMDVLVALGTSAAYFYSLYFTLAPAADAEAHHGPPLYYETSAVLITLVVLGKLLEARAKGRTSAAIRSLMGLQAKTALVVRGGAELAVPVERVEVGDLVVVRPGEKIPVDGVVVEGASAVDESMLTGESLPVDKRAGDSVIGATINKHGTLLFRATRVGQDTALAQIVKVVANAQSSKAPIQRVADRISGVFVPIVVALAALVFAGWYVWFAPGELTPALDAAIAVLVIACPCALGLATPTSIMAGSGRAAELGVLFKGGEHLEAAHRLDTIVLDKTGTITKGKPELTDVRSELDRDVFLKLVGAAESRSEHPLAEAIVAGAKAAGLTLSTPSAFEAVPGAGVAAVVDGRSVLVGTRRLMEARGVDARRAYEAMARLEEAGKTAMLVAVDGRYAGLVATADAVRPTSKAAIERLRAMGLAVVMLTGDNARTAQRIAAEVGVDRVLAEAAPEGKAAEVRRLQEQGRKVGMVGDGINDAPALAVADIGMAVGTGADVAIETAGVALMRGDLTAVADAIELSRRTMVNIRQNLFWALAYNALGIPVAAAGLLAPWVAGAAMALSSVSVVLNALRLQRMKL, from the coding sequence ATGCAAGCTGCGGACGGAAAGCCGCTGGAGCGGGCGACCTTACGCATTACGGGGATGACCTGCGCAGCGTGCGCGAACCGAATCGAGAAAGGGCTCGGCCGCATGCCCGGAGTCGCTGCGGCGACGGTCAATCTCGCCATGGAGACGGCGCGCGTCGAATACGTGCCCGGCGAGGTGGATCTGGCCGCGTTGCAGGCGAAGGTGGAGAAACTCGGTTACGGCGCGCTCCCCGCGGAGGAGGCGGCGGACGCCGAACGGGAACGGCGTGAGCGGGAGCTGCGGCGCCAGCGGGGGAAGCTGGCGCTGTCCTCCGCGCTGTCGCTGCCGCTGCTGTGGGCGATGGCGGGCCATTTCGGGTTGACTTCATGGCTGTATGTACCCTCCTTGTTTATGAACCCGTGGTTCCAGCTGGCGCTTGCGACGCCGGTGCAGTTCGTCGTCGGCCGGACGTTTTACGTCGGCGCGTACAAGGCGCTGCGGAACGGCTCCGCCAACATGGACGTCCTGGTCGCGCTGGGCACGTCGGCAGCGTACTTCTATAGCTTGTATTTTACGCTGGCGCCAGCCGCCGACGCCGAGGCGCATCACGGGCCGCCGCTGTATTACGAGACGAGCGCCGTCCTCATTACGCTCGTCGTGCTCGGGAAGCTGCTCGAGGCGCGGGCGAAGGGACGCACGTCGGCGGCGATCCGCTCGTTAATGGGCTTGCAGGCGAAGACGGCGCTCGTCGTGCGCGGCGGCGCGGAGCTCGCCGTGCCCGTCGAACGAGTCGAGGTCGGCGATCTCGTCGTCGTGCGGCCGGGCGAGAAAATTCCGGTCGACGGCGTCGTCGTCGAAGGCGCTTCCGCCGTCGACGAGTCGATGCTGACCGGCGAAAGCTTGCCGGTCGACAAGCGCGCCGGCGATTCGGTCATCGGCGCGACGATCAACAAGCATGGCACGCTGCTGTTTCGGGCGACGCGGGTCGGCCAGGATACGGCGCTCGCGCAAATCGTCAAGGTCGTCGCGAACGCCCAAAGCTCCAAAGCGCCGATCCAGCGCGTCGCCGACCGGATCTCGGGCGTGTTCGTGCCGATCGTCGTCGCGCTGGCGGCGCTCGTGTTCGCCGGTTGGTACGTCTGGTTCGCCCCGGGGGAACTGACGCCGGCGCTCGACGCCGCGATCGCCGTCCTCGTCATCGCGTGCCCGTGCGCGCTCGGTCTCGCCACGCCGACATCCATTATGGCGGGCTCCGGGCGGGCCGCCGAGCTGGGCGTGCTGTTCAAGGGCGGGGAGCATCTCGAAGCGGCGCATCGTCTCGACACGATCGTGCTCGATAAGACGGGCACGATCACGAAGGGCAAGCCCGAGCTGACGGACGTTCGCAGCGAGCTGGACCGCGACGTGTTCCTGAAGCTCGTCGGCGCTGCGGAGAGCCGGTCGGAGCATCCGCTCGCCGAGGCGATCGTCGCCGGCGCCAAGGCCGCCGGGCTGACGCTGTCGACGCCGTCCGCGTTCGAGGCGGTGCCGGGCGCGGGCGTCGCCGCCGTCGTGGACGGCCGGAGCGTGCTCGTCGGCACCCGGCGGCTCATGGAGGCGCGCGGCGTCGACGCGCGCCGGGCGTACGAGGCGATGGCGCGCCTCGAGGAAGCGGGCAAGACGGCGATGCTCGTCGCCGTCGACGGCCGGTATGCCGGGCTTGTCGCGACGGCGGATGCGGTGAGGCCGACGTCGAAGGCGGCGATCGAGCGCCTTCGCGCGATGGGTCTTGCGGTCGTCATGCTGACCGGCGACAACGCGCGCACCGCGCAGCGGATCGCGGCCGAAGTCGGCGTCGACCGGGTACTCGCCGAGGCGGCGCCGGAAGGGAAGGCCGCCGAAGTTCGTCGGCTGCAGGAGCAGGGCCGCAAGGTCGGCATGGTCGGCGACGGCATCAACGACGCGCCGGCGCTCGCGGTCGCCGACATCGGCATGGCGGTCGGCACCGGCGCCGACGTCGCGATCGAGACGGCGGGCGTCGCGCTCATGCGCGGGGATTTGACCGCCGTCGCCGACGCCATCGAGCTGAGCCGCCGGACGATGGTCAATATCCGGCAAAATTTGTTCTGGGCGCTCGCGTACAACGCGCTCGGCATCCCCGTCGCGGCCGCGGGGCTGCTCGCCCCGTGGGTGGCCGGCGCGGCGATGGCGTTAAGCTCCGTGTCGGTCGTCCTGAATGCGCTGCGTTTGCAGCGGATGAAGTTGTAG
- a CDS encoding MFS transporter, protein MESTERPLIETGRRDHVIFAIVTVLYWVSLYTYIPILSPYLLEELHVGAALAGIILGTYGFMQILLRLPLGIWSDRLRRRRPFIALGLLTGGLSCLLFAVGDHPGWALAGRAMSGVCASTWVAFTVLYAAYHTRKDVQRAMSSISFLIVVGQLIGMGVSGWLADLYGSKATFYAGALAGAVGLFFVFGVKEPTGGVARSPMRFADIGTIVRNATLLRVSVLSILAHSVLFITMFGFTPSYATATLGATRWELSLLSFAFMVPHAFAQLYSGRLLAPRLGAWTTIAVGLAVSGLCTLAIPFAASLPALYATQALNGLAQGLHMPLFLALAIQGVQAEKQATAMGFYQSAYAAGMFGGPFAAGWINEIGGLNAGFWLGGVIGLASALVAVRFGAAARRAAEGRAG, encoded by the coding sequence ATGGAATCGACGGAACGGCCGCTGATCGAGACCGGTCGGCGGGATCATGTCATCTTCGCAATCGTCACTGTACTGTATTGGGTTTCGTTGTATACATACATCCCGATCTTATCGCCGTATTTGCTGGAAGAGCTGCACGTCGGCGCGGCGCTCGCCGGCATTATTTTAGGCACGTACGGTTTTATGCAAATTTTGCTCCGGCTTCCGCTCGGCATTTGGTCCGACCGTCTGCGCCGCCGCCGCCCGTTCATCGCGCTCGGCCTGCTGACCGGCGGCTTGTCCTGCCTGCTGTTCGCCGTCGGGGATCATCCGGGTTGGGCGCTGGCCGGCCGAGCGATGAGCGGTGTGTGCGCTTCCACTTGGGTCGCCTTCACCGTGCTGTACGCGGCTTATCACACGCGCAAAGACGTGCAGCGGGCGATGAGCTCGATCAGCTTTCTGATCGTCGTCGGACAGCTGATCGGCATGGGCGTCAGCGGCTGGCTCGCGGACCTTTACGGCTCTAAAGCGACGTTCTACGCGGGCGCCTTGGCCGGTGCCGTCGGGCTGTTTTTCGTCTTCGGCGTGAAGGAGCCGACGGGGGGCGTCGCCCGGAGCCCGATGCGCTTCGCCGACATCGGGACCATCGTGCGGAACGCGACGCTTCTGCGCGTATCCGTGCTGTCGATTTTGGCGCACAGCGTCTTGTTCATCACGATGTTCGGCTTCACGCCGTCGTACGCGACGGCGACGCTCGGCGCGACGCGCTGGGAGCTGAGCCTGCTCAGCTTCGCGTTCATGGTGCCGCACGCCTTCGCGCAGCTGTACAGCGGCCGGCTGCTGGCGCCTCGCCTCGGCGCTTGGACGACGATCGCGGTCGGGCTCGCGGTCAGCGGGTTGTGCACGCTGGCGATCCCGTTCGCGGCGTCGCTGCCGGCGCTGTACGCCACGCAGGCGCTCAACGGCCTGGCGCAAGGGCTGCACATGCCACTGTTCCTCGCGCTCGCGATCCAAGGCGTGCAGGCGGAGAAGCAGGCGACGGCCATGGGCTTCTACCAGTCCGCCTACGCCGCCGGCATGTTCGGCGGTCCGTTCGCCGCCGGCTGGATCAACGAAATCGGCGGCCTCAACGCCGGCTTTTGGCTGGGCGGCGTGATCGGGCTCGCGTCCGCTCTCGTCGCGGTCCGCTTCGGCGCCGCCGCCCGCCGCGCGGCCGAAGGACGCGCCGGGTAA
- a CDS encoding copper ion binding protein: MTTITFQVQGMSCNHCVNSIEGALSEIGATGKVDLANGTVTVQYEESKLSADALKEAIEEQGYDVVS; this comes from the coding sequence ATGACGACGATTACGTTCCAAGTGCAAGGCATGAGCTGCAACCATTGCGTCAATTCCATCGAGGGAGCGCTGTCCGAAATTGGCGCGACCGGCAAAGTCGACTTGGCAAACGGCACCGTTACGGTGCAATATGAAGAGAGCAAGCTGTCGGCGGACGCACTGAAAGAAGCGATCGAAGAACAGGGCTACGACGTCGTCAGCTGA
- a CDS encoding carbohydrate ABC transporter permease: MVASKYIRKYTYHVLVSAFAILMLYPVVWLFVSSFKISEQIFVTAGTLIPDPFTIQNYFIGWQGVGGHTFGTFIKNSLIIVVLSTIGAVFSSAMIAFGFARTNFFGKGLWFTLMMMTLMLPFEVVIIPQYIVFAKLGWLNTFNPIVVPQYFGIPFFIFLLVQFIRTIPHELDEAATIDGCGKFRLFFRVILPLIVPAMATAAIFSFYWRWEDLLGPVLYLNKPAMYPVSMALKLFLDSETLSNWGAMFAMSVVSLVPVLAVFFLFQRYIVEGISTTGLK, translated from the coding sequence ATGGTCGCATCGAAATATATCCGGAAATACACGTATCATGTGCTCGTGTCCGCATTCGCGATTCTGATGCTGTACCCGGTCGTATGGCTGTTCGTCAGCTCGTTCAAAATCAGCGAGCAAATTTTCGTGACGGCCGGAACTCTCATTCCGGACCCGTTCACGATCCAGAACTACTTTATCGGCTGGCAGGGCGTCGGGGGGCATACGTTCGGGACGTTCATCAAAAACTCGCTGATTATCGTCGTGTTATCGACGATCGGCGCCGTCTTCTCCTCGGCGATGATCGCCTTCGGTTTCGCGCGGACGAACTTTTTCGGCAAAGGGCTTTGGTTTACGCTGATGATGATGACGCTCATGCTGCCGTTCGAGGTCGTCATCATTCCGCAGTATATCGTGTTCGCTAAGCTCGGCTGGTTGAATACGTTCAATCCGATCGTCGTGCCGCAATATTTCGGCATCCCGTTCTTCATCTTCTTGCTCGTCCAATTCATCCGCACCATTCCGCATGAGCTGGACGAAGCGGCGACGATCGACGGCTGCGGCAAGTTCCGTTTGTTCTTCCGGGTCATCCTGCCGCTCATCGTTCCGGCGATGGCGACGGCCGCCATCTTCTCGTTCTACTGGCGCTGGGAAGATTTGCTCGGTCCGGTGCTGTACTTGAACAAGCCTGCGATGTACCCGGTATCGATGGCGCTAAAGCTGTTCCTCGACAGCGAAACGCTTTCGAACTGGGGCGCGATGTTCGCCATGTCCGTCGTCAGCCTGGTTCCGGTGTTGGCCGTATTCTTCCTGTTCCAGCGCTACATCGTGGAAGGCATCAGCACGACAGGGTTGAAATAA
- a CDS encoding metal-sensitive transcriptional regulator, protein MENGRDHHHHHHHGEGEERKSHHPDKVKANLISRLNRIEGQVRGVKGLIEKDTYCDDVLNQISSIQSALNGVGKLLLEHHMKSCIIERIQEGDAEVIDELLVTVNKLMK, encoded by the coding sequence ATGGAAAACGGTCGGGATCATCATCACCACCATCATCACGGCGAAGGGGAGGAGCGCAAAAGCCATCACCCCGACAAAGTGAAAGCGAATTTGATCAGCCGCCTGAACCGGATCGAAGGCCAGGTGCGGGGCGTCAAAGGCCTGATCGAGAAAGACACGTACTGCGACGACGTGTTGAACCAAATTTCGTCGATTCAATCGGCGCTTAACGGCGTAGGGAAGCTGCTCCTAGAGCATCATATGAAAAGCTGCATCATCGAGCGCATTCAAGAAGGGGATGCCGAAGTGATCGACGAGCTGCTCGTCACCGTGAACAAGCTGATGAAATGA
- a CDS encoding hemolysin family protein, protein MEIIVLLALVLLNAFFAASEIALISLNDNKIKLMAEEGHKKAVMLQRLLSEPSRFLATIQIGITLAGFMASAFAAGSFADDLSAFLIGAGTPLPAGAVQTFSVVLITLLLSYFTLVLGELVPKRLAMKKAEPIAMLAARPLTLLSIVSAPFVKLLTLSTNVIVRLFGVDPNAKDEEVTEEEIRMMVDVGEERGAIQENEKMMINNIFDLDTKTVEDIMTHRTDLVAVPVDATSKEVVRLINEEKYTRMPVYEGAIDNIVGVLHVKDIVQYMEACEDREFRLADMIRAPLFVPASRRIDDLFKDFQKSKAHFAVAIDEYGGTAGIVTIEDLLEEIVGNIFDEHDEEDDEREVDRLENGAFVFKGSVSLELAEDVLDIDLPTEEFDTIAGFLIGRLGAIPDPSERARIEEAGYAFEADEMAGRRIARVKVEKL, encoded by the coding sequence ATGGAAATAATCGTCCTGCTCGCATTGGTGCTGCTTAACGCGTTCTTCGCCGCATCGGAAATCGCACTTATTTCCCTTAACGACAACAAAATCAAACTCATGGCCGAGGAAGGGCACAAGAAGGCGGTCATGCTGCAACGGCTGCTCAGCGAGCCGAGCCGGTTTCTGGCGACGATCCAGATCGGCATCACTCTTGCCGGCTTCATGGCGAGCGCGTTCGCGGCAGGCAGCTTCGCGGACGATCTCTCCGCCTTCTTGATCGGCGCGGGCACGCCGCTGCCCGCGGGGGCGGTGCAGACGTTCTCGGTCGTCCTGATCACGCTGCTGCTGTCCTATTTCACGCTCGTGCTCGGCGAGCTCGTCCCGAAGCGGCTCGCGATGAAGAAGGCCGAGCCGATCGCGATGCTGGCGGCGCGGCCGCTGACGCTGCTGTCGATCGTGTCGGCGCCGTTCGTGAAGCTGCTGACGCTGTCGACCAACGTCATCGTGCGGCTGTTCGGCGTCGATCCGAACGCGAAGGACGAAGAGGTGACCGAAGAGGAAATCCGCATGATGGTCGATGTCGGCGAGGAGCGCGGCGCGATTCAAGAGAACGAAAAAATGATGATCAACAACATTTTCGACCTGGATACGAAAACGGTGGAGGACATCATGACGCACCGCACCGATCTCGTCGCCGTCCCGGTCGACGCCACGTCGAAAGAGGTCGTGCGCCTCATCAACGAGGAAAAATACACGCGGATGCCGGTATACGAAGGGGCGATCGACAACATCGTCGGCGTCCTGCACGTGAAGGACATCGTGCAATACATGGAGGCGTGCGAAGATCGGGAGTTCCGGCTCGCCGACATGATCCGGGCGCCGCTGTTCGTGCCCGCTTCGCGGAGAATCGACGATCTGTTCAAGGACTTCCAGAAGAGCAAAGCGCATTTCGCGGTCGCCATCGACGAATACGGGGGCACGGCCGGCATCGTCACGATCGAGGACCTGCTGGAGGAGATCGTCGGGAACATTTTCGACGAGCACGACGAAGAGGATGACGAGAGAGAGGTCGATCGGCTCGAGAACGGCGCGTTCGTGTTCAAGGGCAGCGTATCGCTCGAGCTGGCGGAGGACGTGCTCGATATCGACTTGCCGACGGAGGAGTTCGATACGATCGCCGGCTTCCTGATCGGGCGGCTCGGCGCCATCCCGGATCCGTCGGAGCGAGCCCGCATCGAAGAGGCCGGATACGCGTTCGAGGCGGACGAGATGGCCGGCCGCCGGATCGCGAGGGTGAAGGTGGAGAAGCTGTAG
- a CDS encoding ABC transporter ATP-binding protein: MKAIVVEGLTKTFRTKRKAEGLAAAVRGLFRPDVVDRTAVAPISFEAVQGETLAFLGPNGAGKSTTIKMLTGILHPSGGEASVLGLTPWRDRAKLSYRIGSVFGQKSQLWYHLPPIDTFELMRSIYELRRRDYERRRDLLIERFRLQPYLQTPVRKLSLGERMRCELAAALLHRPDIVFLDEPTIGLDVVVKQHIRELIRELNREEGTTFFLTSHDPGDIEQLCRRAIVINHGRIILDQPVAVLKRELLTQKTVKLELANAEAAERFACEGARVVERSERRVTLSVDTAATSIERVLAGIVGTVPIRDVTIEDPPMEDIIAHIYEKKGETSA, encoded by the coding sequence ATGAAGGCGATCGTAGTGGAGGGGCTGACGAAAACGTTCCGCACGAAGCGGAAGGCGGAGGGGCTCGCGGCCGCCGTGCGCGGGCTGTTCCGCCCGGACGTCGTCGACCGGACGGCGGTGGCGCCGATTTCCTTCGAGGCGGTCCAAGGGGAGACGCTGGCGTTCCTCGGGCCGAACGGGGCCGGAAAATCGACGACGATCAAAATGCTGACGGGTATCCTGCATCCGAGCGGCGGCGAGGCGAGCGTGCTCGGACTGACGCCTTGGCGGGACCGGGCGAAGCTGTCGTACCGGATCGGGAGCGTGTTCGGGCAAAAATCGCAGCTGTGGTACCACCTGCCGCCGATCGACACGTTCGAGCTGATGCGCAGCATTTACGAGCTGCGGCGGCGAGACTACGAGCGGCGGCGCGACCTGCTGATCGAACGGTTCCGCCTGCAGCCGTACTTGCAGACGCCGGTGCGCAAGCTGTCGCTCGGCGAGCGAATGCGCTGCGAATTGGCCGCGGCGCTGCTGCATCGGCCGGACATCGTCTTCCTCGACGAACCGACGATCGGTCTCGACGTCGTCGTGAAGCAGCATATCCGCGAGCTGATTCGGGAGCTGAACCGGGAGGAAGGGACGACGTTCTTCCTCACCTCTCACGATCCGGGCGATATCGAACAGCTGTGCCGGCGCGCGATCGTCATCAACCACGGGCGCATCATCCTCGATCAGCCGGTCGCGGTGCTGAAGCGGGAGCTGCTGACGCAAAAAACGGTGAAGCTCGAGCTTGCGAATGCGGAAGCGGCGGAGCGGTTCGCTTGCGAAGGCGCGCGCGTCGTCGAGCGGTCGGAGCGGCGCGTCACGCTGTCCGTCGATACGGCGGCGACGTCCATCGAGCGCGTGCTCGCAGGCATCGTCGGGACGGTGCCGATCCGCGACGTGACGATCGAAGACCCGCCGATGGAGGACATCATTGCGCATATCTACGAGAAGAAAGGGGAGACGTCTGCATGA